Genomic DNA from Acetilactobacillus jinshanensis:
TGCTAATGACTTTAGTAACTTTAAGTCACGAGTTCAGAACTTCTTCCCTAATTTGAGTGGAGTTACTGCTCAGGCTCATTATATTAATGGTTCGTTAAGTGGAATGCACGTTAATATTACAACGCAGTTCTATAGCCAGACCGAAATCATTGCGTTTACGCAATACTTACAGACGGCTGCTAAGAAGTACTTACCAAGTGGGATGCCGATTGATATTACCGTTAAATCAACAGAAGGTGTTCAAAGCTTCCTAGCTCGAAAGAGTGGTAGTAAGAGCTTCTCTGCACACGTATTTAACAGTTATTAATTAAATAGATATAATCAATTAATAAAATGAAAGAAGGATATCGGTATGACTCAAAAGATTGACGACCAAGAAGTTCAAAAGGTCGCTCATTTAGCTAAATTGAATTTTAGTGCTAAGCAATTACCATATTTTACTAAACAGATCCAAAGCATCATGAAGATGTTCAAGACCTTAAGTCAGGTCGATACATCTAACGTTAAGCCAACCTACAGTGTTACTGATCAGTTAGACGTTACTAGACCGGACGTTCCTGAAGACTGGGGCGAACGAAATGCATTATTAATGAATGCACCGAAGATTGCCGATGGCTTCATCAAGGTTCCTGTAATTGTTAAACAGCAGAAGAACGAACGAAAGTGAGGATTTGCTAATGAACTTTTTAAATCAAAGCTTAACTAGCGTCCACCAAAAACTAGTTAATGGTGATATTTCAGCTGAAGATCTAACCCGTCAGACTTTAGCTAACATTAAGAAAACTGAACCAGCATTAAAAGCTTTCATTACTGTTAATGCAGATAAGGCAATCAAACGTGCTCAAGCTGTTGATAAAAAGGGTATCGATCCAAAGAATTTATTAAGTGGAATTCCGGTTGCAATTAAAGATTTAATTCTTACGAAGGGCGTTAAGACCACTGCCGCTTCTAAGATGTTATATAACTTTAACCCAATCTTTGACGCAACCGTCATTAAGAAATTAAAGAAAGCCGGTACCATTGACGTTG
This window encodes:
- the gatC gene encoding Asp-tRNA(Asn)/Glu-tRNA(Gln) amidotransferase subunit GatC, translating into MTQKIDDQEVQKVAHLAKLNFSAKQLPYFTKQIQSIMKMFKTLSQVDTSNVKPTYSVTDQLDVTRPDVPEDWGERNALLMNAPKIADGFIKVPVIVKQQKNERK